The proteins below are encoded in one region of Drosophila santomea strain STO CAGO 1482 chromosome 2R, Prin_Dsan_1.1, whole genome shotgun sequence:
- the LOC120445756 gene encoding programmed cell death protein 2 translates to MEIDLGFAEKSDDGAWLSNRYFPSKLGGQPAWLELEALPPTSQLQCSKCQGPKSFLAQLYAPFDDEFNFHRSIYVFLCRNPDCQEAQSAGNFTVLRSQLPRKNKFFSEEEPSDVGEPLPAVPCPKKLCAACGCHAPHVCSKCKAIHYCSSEHQRAHWPQHKPNCGAPGAANVKPLTQIVFPEFEIVMDSNPVESGEDDKNDEARLAEFQELEASGKTGDLSNVSEAEMDKYFGNSAAADDKTFRQFKKQTAAEPDQIVRYKRGGQPLWITNTAKTVEDQLKKLPNCTTCGGSRQFEFQIMPQALTLLEDENLDWGVLAVYTCAKSCPIDGYVEELLIKQDIVEEEQS, encoded by the exons TGGCTGGAACTGGAAGCCCTGCCGCCCACGTCGCAGCTGCAGTGCAGCAAGTGCCAGGGGCCCAAATCCTTCCTGGCTCAGCTCTACGCTCCCTTCGACGACGAGTTCAACTTTCACCGGTCCATCTATGTGTTCCTGTGCCGGAATCCCGACTGCCAGGAGGCTCAAAGTGCAGG CAATTTCACAGTACTGAGGTCGCAGTTGCCTCGGAAGAACAAGTTCTTTTCGGAGGAAGAGCCGAGCGACGTGGGAGAACCCCTG CCCGCCGTTCCCTGCCCGAAGAAGCTGTGCGCCGCCTGTGGTTGCCATGCTCCCCACGTCTGCAGTAAATGCAAGGCCATCCACTACTGCTCATCGGAGCACCAGAGGGCCCACTGGCCGCAGCACAAGCCGAACTGCGGGGCACCAGGTGCAGCCAACGTGAAGCCCTTGACACAAATCGTGTTCCCAGAATTTGAGATTGTAATGGACAGCAATCCCGTGGAATCTGGCGAAGACGACAAGAACGACGAGGCACGTTTGGCGGAGTTCCAGGAGCTGGAGGCCAGTGGAAAGACGGGCGACCTGAGCAATGTTTCCGAGGCGGAGATGGACAAGTACTTTGGAAACTCCGCGGCCGCCGATGACAAGACCTTCAGACAGTTTAAAAAGCAAACGGCAGCCGAACCCGATCAGATTGTGCGCTACAAACGTGGAGGTCAGCCACTCTGGATCACCAATACAGCCAAAACGGTGGAGGACCAACTAAAGAAGCTGCCCAACTGCACCACTTGCGGAGGAAGCCGTCAGTTCGAGTTCCAGATCATGCCGCAAGCACTGACTCTTTTAGAGGACGAAAACCTCGACTGGGGCGTCCTGGCCGTCTACACTTGCGCCAAGAGCTGCCCCATCGATGGCTACGTGGAGGAGCTTCTTATCAAGCAGGACATTGTGGAGGAGGAACAGAGTTGA
- the LOC120445755 gene encoding N-alpha-acetyltransferase 35, NatC auxiliary subunit homolog isoform X2 yields MYPSTLPAEADPSTMNGSVAEPPDFQAVTAAAAAAARALSLEQDEWSVGECGFLDPEVQRTMRSGSAAEDITQYPMHGWVDVTKEFHDACAELQPGELAQDMLFGLFEAMSAIEIMDPKMDVGMGFDKQDLPPPSFEAAIATGAIKLDDLTPSELIGIYDALFSCLVSWLEGNSMDQVLFTCLYLHAPAQIKDKALRVFCTAVRNLIVVIKNIIAVAAVNEEEDFQLYGNSALLAAEKAQPASVYSSLKDVEDELIRKCKKLTSTEDWMAVVHRLRFMRHLFQVIYHVEQMASNDTVDDKVDIYKILLVASEMLPGIRNTLDRGTQPEKGSDAPNPMGFSPRIHDRSQPPAFPRSIKIRDRPASYQFLEEMISRFKYACKVTKYKDYYSALNFFIEYSKKSGQCILSRSVLQSLFSANMRMAHGKLPMKQFLRHSVQIFNSPPVLNAKHPVAADPKVQQHLENFFRYCFNMNTFTQFIRICGFNRARQRDKLARLIENFDTIQVDAARLDSMMNQLANERAMEGNEPMATALKHSTHFSTWVLYNCFRAMLIFLMSGFELELYAVHEFLYIYWYPYEFLIGFLVSALTRTENILLAQEEYAEHQSKIQSGGGGAAKNRKAAKPKKNKKTQRPYRAEIVFYHALLSLCGGMYKAMGALTKDGRVRLPLSKFDNEEIRYNRRFLPFATLTSPPPVSYAEFKNIREHMMRPSVEDLYTYAAKHFDQARNVLESIQNPDQEMLDLLQIARTNFVVMNVLARGHQKEVKRQPEFDFSKHSYFPIIKLK; encoded by the exons ATGTATCCCTCGACTTTGCCGGCGGAGGCAGATCCGAGCACCATGAACGGAAG CGTTGCGGAGCCTCCAGACTTCCAGGCGGTCACGGCGGCCGCGGCTGCCGCTGCCCGGGCCCTTAGCTTGGAGCAGGACGAGTGGAGCGTGGGCGAATGCGGATTCCTGGACCCCGAGGTGCAACGCACCATGCGGAGCGGCAGTGCCGCCGAGGACATCACTCAGTACCCGATGCACGGCTGGGTGGACGTCACCAAGGAGTTCCACGACGCCTGTGCGGAGCTGCAGCCCGGGGAACTGGCCCAGGATATGCTGTTCGGCCTTTTTGAGGCCATGTCAGCCATAGAGATCATGGACCCCAAGATGGACGTGGGCATGGGGTTCGACAAGCAGGATCTTCCGCCGCCCTCCTTTGAGGCAGCCATTGCC ACGGGCGCCATCAAGCTGGACGATCTCACGCCCTCCGAACTGATTGGCATCTATGATGCTCTGTTTTCCTGCCTGGTGTCCTGGCTGGAGGGCAACTCCATGGACCAGGTGCTCTTCACCTGCCTCTACCTGCACGCCCCCGCGCAGATCAAGGACAAGGCGCTACGCGTCTTCTGCACTGCCGTGCGCAATCTAATCGTGGTCATCAAGAACATTATTGCCGTGGCTGCTGTcaacgaggaggaggacttTCAGCTGTACGGAAATTCTGCTCTTCTGGCTGCGGAAAAGGCGCAACCAGCAAGTGTTTATAGCTCGCTGAAGGATGTGGAGGATGAGCTCATACGCAAGTGCAAAAAGCTGACTTCCACGGAGGACTGGATGGCTGTGGTTCACCGGCTGCGCTTCATGCGCCATCTTTTCCAGGTGATCTACCACGTGGAGCAAATGGCCAGCAACGATACCGTCGATGACAAGGTGGACATCTACAAAATCTTGCTTGTGGCCTCTGAGATGCTGCCAGGAATAAGGAACACGTTGGATCGGGGCACACAACCCGAGAAGGGGT CTGACGCTCCCAATCCCATGGGTTTCTCTCCACGCATCCACGACCGTAGCCAACCACCCGCGTTTCCGCGTAGCATCAAGATCAGGGATCGGCCGGCCAGCTATCAGTTTCTGGAGGAAATGATTTCGCGCTTCAAATACGCCTGCAAAGTCACCAAGTACAAGGATTACTATTCGGCGCTG AACTTTTTTATCGAGTACAGCAAAAAGTCGGGCCAGTGCATCCTGTCCAGAAGCGTGCTGCAGAGCCTGTTCAGCGCCAACATGAGGATGGCGCATGGAAAGCTTCCCATGAAGCAGTTCCTGCGCCACTCGGTTCAGATCTTTAACTCGCCACCCGTATTGAATGCCAAGCATCCAGTGGCAGCCGATCCCAAGGTCCAGCAGCACCTGGAGAACTTCTTCCGCTACTGCTTCAACATGAACACCTTCACGCAGTTCATTCGAATCTGCGGCTTCAATCGCGCCAGACAGCGGGATAAGCTGGCGCGTCTGATAGAGAACTTCGACACCATCCAAGTGGATGCAGCGCGACTGGACTCTATGATGAACCAACTGGCCAACGAACGAGCCATGGAGGGAAACGAGCCCATGGCCACCGCTCTGAAGCACAGCACCCACTTCTCCACATGGGTGCTGTACAACTGTTTTCGTGCGATGCTGATCTTCCTGATGTCCGGCTTTGAGCTGGAACTATATGCTGTGCATGAGTTCCTCTACATCTACTGGTACCCGTACGAGTTCCTCATTGGCTTCCTAGTGTCCGCGCTGACGCGAACGGAGAACATCCTCCTGGCTCAGGAGGAGTACGCTGAGCACCAAAGTAAGATTCAGTCTGGCGGCGGCGGAGCGGCCAAGAACCGCAAGGCGGCCAAGccgaaaaagaacaaaaagaCTCAAAGACCGTACCGCGCCGAGATCGTCTTCTATCACGCGCTCCTCAGCCTCTGCGGCGGAATGTACAAGGCAATGGGCGCCTTGACCAAAGACGGACGCGTGCGCTTGCCGCTGTCCAAGTTCGACAACGAGGAGATCCGCTACAACAGACGCTTCCTGCCCTTCGCCACTCTCACCAGTCCGCCGCCCGTCTCGTACGCTGAGTTCAAAAACATCCGGGAGCACATGATGCGACCCAGCGTCGAGGATCTGTACACCTATGCGGCCAAGCACTTTGACCAGGCACGCAATGTTCTCGAAAGCATTCAAAACCCAGATCAGGAG ATGCTGGACCTCCTACAAATCGCGCGGACCAACTTTGTGGTGATGAATGTGCTGGCCCGCGGCCACCAGAAGGAAGTCAAGCGGCAGCCAGAGTTCGACTTCTCCAAACACAGCTACTTCCCCATCATCAAGCTGAAGTAA
- the LOC120445755 gene encoding N-alpha-acetyltransferase 35, NatC auxiliary subunit homolog isoform X1 has protein sequence MYPSTLPAEADPSTMNGSSVAEPPDFQAVTAAAAAAARALSLEQDEWSVGECGFLDPEVQRTMRSGSAAEDITQYPMHGWVDVTKEFHDACAELQPGELAQDMLFGLFEAMSAIEIMDPKMDVGMGFDKQDLPPPSFEAAIATGAIKLDDLTPSELIGIYDALFSCLVSWLEGNSMDQVLFTCLYLHAPAQIKDKALRVFCTAVRNLIVVIKNIIAVAAVNEEEDFQLYGNSALLAAEKAQPASVYSSLKDVEDELIRKCKKLTSTEDWMAVVHRLRFMRHLFQVIYHVEQMASNDTVDDKVDIYKILLVASEMLPGIRNTLDRGTQPEKGSDAPNPMGFSPRIHDRSQPPAFPRSIKIRDRPASYQFLEEMISRFKYACKVTKYKDYYSALNFFIEYSKKSGQCILSRSVLQSLFSANMRMAHGKLPMKQFLRHSVQIFNSPPVLNAKHPVAADPKVQQHLENFFRYCFNMNTFTQFIRICGFNRARQRDKLARLIENFDTIQVDAARLDSMMNQLANERAMEGNEPMATALKHSTHFSTWVLYNCFRAMLIFLMSGFELELYAVHEFLYIYWYPYEFLIGFLVSALTRTENILLAQEEYAEHQSKIQSGGGGAAKNRKAAKPKKNKKTQRPYRAEIVFYHALLSLCGGMYKAMGALTKDGRVRLPLSKFDNEEIRYNRRFLPFATLTSPPPVSYAEFKNIREHMMRPSVEDLYTYAAKHFDQARNVLESIQNPDQEMLDLLQIARTNFVVMNVLARGHQKEVKRQPEFDFSKHSYFPIIKLK, from the exons ATGTATCCCTCGACTTTGCCGGCGGAGGCAGATCCGAGCACCATGAACGGAAG CAGCGTTGCGGAGCCTCCAGACTTCCAGGCGGTCACGGCGGCCGCGGCTGCCGCTGCCCGGGCCCTTAGCTTGGAGCAGGACGAGTGGAGCGTGGGCGAATGCGGATTCCTGGACCCCGAGGTGCAACGCACCATGCGGAGCGGCAGTGCCGCCGAGGACATCACTCAGTACCCGATGCACGGCTGGGTGGACGTCACCAAGGAGTTCCACGACGCCTGTGCGGAGCTGCAGCCCGGGGAACTGGCCCAGGATATGCTGTTCGGCCTTTTTGAGGCCATGTCAGCCATAGAGATCATGGACCCCAAGATGGACGTGGGCATGGGGTTCGACAAGCAGGATCTTCCGCCGCCCTCCTTTGAGGCAGCCATTGCC ACGGGCGCCATCAAGCTGGACGATCTCACGCCCTCCGAACTGATTGGCATCTATGATGCTCTGTTTTCCTGCCTGGTGTCCTGGCTGGAGGGCAACTCCATGGACCAGGTGCTCTTCACCTGCCTCTACCTGCACGCCCCCGCGCAGATCAAGGACAAGGCGCTACGCGTCTTCTGCACTGCCGTGCGCAATCTAATCGTGGTCATCAAGAACATTATTGCCGTGGCTGCTGTcaacgaggaggaggacttTCAGCTGTACGGAAATTCTGCTCTTCTGGCTGCGGAAAAGGCGCAACCAGCAAGTGTTTATAGCTCGCTGAAGGATGTGGAGGATGAGCTCATACGCAAGTGCAAAAAGCTGACTTCCACGGAGGACTGGATGGCTGTGGTTCACCGGCTGCGCTTCATGCGCCATCTTTTCCAGGTGATCTACCACGTGGAGCAAATGGCCAGCAACGATACCGTCGATGACAAGGTGGACATCTACAAAATCTTGCTTGTGGCCTCTGAGATGCTGCCAGGAATAAGGAACACGTTGGATCGGGGCACACAACCCGAGAAGGGGT CTGACGCTCCCAATCCCATGGGTTTCTCTCCACGCATCCACGACCGTAGCCAACCACCCGCGTTTCCGCGTAGCATCAAGATCAGGGATCGGCCGGCCAGCTATCAGTTTCTGGAGGAAATGATTTCGCGCTTCAAATACGCCTGCAAAGTCACCAAGTACAAGGATTACTATTCGGCGCTG AACTTTTTTATCGAGTACAGCAAAAAGTCGGGCCAGTGCATCCTGTCCAGAAGCGTGCTGCAGAGCCTGTTCAGCGCCAACATGAGGATGGCGCATGGAAAGCTTCCCATGAAGCAGTTCCTGCGCCACTCGGTTCAGATCTTTAACTCGCCACCCGTATTGAATGCCAAGCATCCAGTGGCAGCCGATCCCAAGGTCCAGCAGCACCTGGAGAACTTCTTCCGCTACTGCTTCAACATGAACACCTTCACGCAGTTCATTCGAATCTGCGGCTTCAATCGCGCCAGACAGCGGGATAAGCTGGCGCGTCTGATAGAGAACTTCGACACCATCCAAGTGGATGCAGCGCGACTGGACTCTATGATGAACCAACTGGCCAACGAACGAGCCATGGAGGGAAACGAGCCCATGGCCACCGCTCTGAAGCACAGCACCCACTTCTCCACATGGGTGCTGTACAACTGTTTTCGTGCGATGCTGATCTTCCTGATGTCCGGCTTTGAGCTGGAACTATATGCTGTGCATGAGTTCCTCTACATCTACTGGTACCCGTACGAGTTCCTCATTGGCTTCCTAGTGTCCGCGCTGACGCGAACGGAGAACATCCTCCTGGCTCAGGAGGAGTACGCTGAGCACCAAAGTAAGATTCAGTCTGGCGGCGGCGGAGCGGCCAAGAACCGCAAGGCGGCCAAGccgaaaaagaacaaaaagaCTCAAAGACCGTACCGCGCCGAGATCGTCTTCTATCACGCGCTCCTCAGCCTCTGCGGCGGAATGTACAAGGCAATGGGCGCCTTGACCAAAGACGGACGCGTGCGCTTGCCGCTGTCCAAGTTCGACAACGAGGAGATCCGCTACAACAGACGCTTCCTGCCCTTCGCCACTCTCACCAGTCCGCCGCCCGTCTCGTACGCTGAGTTCAAAAACATCCGGGAGCACATGATGCGACCCAGCGTCGAGGATCTGTACACCTATGCGGCCAAGCACTTTGACCAGGCACGCAATGTTCTCGAAAGCATTCAAAACCCAGATCAGGAG ATGCTGGACCTCCTACAAATCGCGCGGACCAACTTTGTGGTGATGAATGTGCTGGCCCGCGGCCACCAGAAGGAAGTCAAGCGGCAGCCAGAGTTCGACTTCTCCAAACACAGCTACTTCCCCATCATCAAGCTGAAGTAA